One Georgenia wutianyii DNA segment encodes these proteins:
- the pflA gene encoding pyruvate formate-lyase-activating protein — protein MLRRSAGTAGLAHVEEMSRSEHLAAVRAGDIGSLHSWELVTAVDGPGTRMTTFLAGCPLRCLYCHNPDTLRMRDGEAVDVDELLRRVRRYVPVFRATGGGLTVSGGEPLMQPAFLTRLLEGAKEMGVHTAIDTSGYLGRYASDRLLSALDLVLLDVKSGLPETYKRTTGRELQPTLDFGRRLADLDKEIWVRFVLVPGLTDAEENVDAVADYVASLGSVSRVEVLPFHQMGRDKWDRLGMDYQLGDTQPPSLDLTDRVRDQFRSRGLTTY, from the coding sequence ATGCTGCGCCGCTCGGCCGGCACCGCCGGCCTGGCCCACGTGGAGGAGATGAGCCGCAGCGAGCACCTCGCGGCGGTGCGGGCCGGGGACATCGGCTCGCTCCACTCGTGGGAGCTCGTCACCGCGGTCGACGGCCCGGGCACCCGGATGACGACGTTCCTCGCCGGCTGCCCGCTGCGCTGCCTCTACTGCCACAACCCCGACACGCTGCGCATGCGTGACGGCGAGGCCGTCGACGTCGACGAGCTCCTGCGGCGGGTGCGTCGCTACGTCCCGGTCTTCCGGGCCACCGGCGGCGGGCTCACCGTCTCCGGCGGGGAGCCGCTCATGCAGCCGGCGTTCCTCACCCGGCTGCTCGAGGGCGCCAAGGAGATGGGCGTCCACACGGCGATCGACACCTCCGGCTACCTCGGACGCTACGCGAGCGACCGGCTGCTGTCGGCCCTCGACCTCGTCCTGCTCGACGTGAAGTCCGGGCTGCCCGAGACGTACAAGCGCACGACCGGCCGCGAGCTGCAGCCGACGCTCGACTTCGGGCGCCGGCTCGCCGACCTCGACAAGGAGATCTGGGTGCGCTTCGTCCTCGTCCCGGGCCTCACCGACGCCGAGGAGAACGTCGACGCCGTCGCCGACTACGTGGCGTCGCTCGGCTCCGTGAGCCGGGTGGAGGTCCTGCCCTTCCACCAGATGGGCCGGGACAAGTGGGACCGGCTCGGGATGGACTACCAGCTGGGCGACACCCAGCCGCCGTCCCTCGACCTCACCGACCGCGTGCGCGACCAGTTCCGCTCCCGCGGCCTCACCACCTACTGA
- a CDS encoding 3-hydroxyacyl-CoA dehydrogenase NAD-binding domain-containing protein, which translates to MTSTTQPTTVTVEDVPLAGGTLALLTLTGADGRPATLGPRSIAALDEALAAAAERVRSGEVVAVAVTGSGQAFAAGADLRDVSVMAHDDDARGVAQAGHRIVATLRELPSFALVNGLALGGGLEIALACRYRVASTDAAPLALPETSLGLVPGWGGCYLLPRLVGPEAALQVIIDNPPRQRTLSAQQALDIGLVDAVQRGGEADFRDGALAWVAEVLAGAIAPARPDHTADAAAWDDAVATRRAAVALRAEGGAPAPQRALELVAAARTATQEEGFAAEDAALTDLIMSDQLRAGLYAFDLTRRRARRPEGAPSEELARPVRRVGILGAGLMASQLAVLLARTLRVPVTMRDLDDERAAAGLAHVEAQVARLQRSGRLAEAKAAELRQRVTATTDLADLAGSDLVIEAVFEDLGVKQRVFAELEAVVGPDCVLATNTSALSVTAMADGLAHPERVVGLHFFNPVAQMPLVEVVRTPHTSDTAYATAFAVAAGARKSAIACQDAPGFVVNRVLVRLLGEVLGALEEGTTVADADRALRPMGLPMGPFQLLQLVGPAVAMHVLDELRRTLGDRYPQSPGLARMVAEGERFTVDERPSAASAVREDLDRFFGSRPLPEPLDADGVLRRVQRALAEEVHLLLQDGVVADVRDVDLAMVLGAGWPLHNGGIAPYLDRTGTSEAVTGRRFLPPGVASLPHP; encoded by the coding sequence ATGACATCGACCACCCAGCCCACGACCGTCACGGTCGAGGACGTCCCGCTCGCCGGGGGCACGCTCGCGCTGCTCACACTCACCGGCGCCGACGGCCGCCCGGCCACGCTCGGCCCGCGGAGCATCGCGGCGCTGGACGAGGCGCTGGCCGCCGCCGCGGAGCGTGTCCGCTCGGGTGAGGTGGTGGCCGTCGCCGTCACCGGGTCCGGGCAGGCCTTCGCCGCGGGCGCCGACCTGCGCGACGTCAGCGTGATGGCCCACGACGACGACGCGCGCGGCGTCGCCCAGGCAGGCCATCGGATCGTCGCCACGCTCCGCGAGCTGCCGAGCTTCGCGCTCGTCAACGGGCTGGCCCTCGGGGGTGGCCTGGAGATCGCGCTCGCCTGCCGCTACCGAGTCGCCTCCACCGACGCCGCACCGCTCGCCCTGCCCGAGACCTCCCTCGGCCTGGTCCCCGGCTGGGGCGGGTGCTACCTGCTGCCCCGCCTCGTCGGGCCGGAGGCGGCCCTGCAGGTCATCATCGACAACCCGCCCCGCCAGCGCACCCTGTCCGCACAGCAGGCGCTGGACATCGGGCTCGTCGACGCCGTCCAGCGCGGCGGGGAGGCGGACTTCCGCGACGGCGCCCTCGCGTGGGTCGCCGAGGTGCTCGCCGGAGCCATCGCCCCCGCCCGTCCGGACCACACCGCCGACGCCGCGGCGTGGGATGACGCCGTCGCCACCCGCCGCGCCGCGGTCGCGCTCCGCGCCGAGGGCGGTGCACCGGCGCCGCAGCGGGCCCTCGAGCTCGTCGCCGCCGCCCGCACCGCGACGCAGGAGGAGGGCTTCGCCGCGGAGGACGCCGCCCTCACCGACCTCATCATGTCCGACCAGCTGCGGGCCGGGCTCTACGCCTTCGACCTCACCCGACGGCGCGCCCGGCGCCCCGAGGGCGCCCCCTCCGAGGAGCTCGCGCGGCCGGTGCGGCGCGTCGGCATCCTCGGCGCGGGACTCATGGCGAGCCAGCTCGCCGTCCTCCTCGCCCGCACCCTGCGGGTGCCGGTGACGATGCGCGACCTCGACGACGAGCGCGCAGCCGCCGGGCTGGCCCACGTCGAGGCGCAGGTCGCCCGTCTCCAGCGGTCGGGGCGGCTGGCGGAGGCGAAGGCCGCGGAGCTGCGCCAGCGGGTGACCGCGACCACCGACCTCGCCGACCTCGCCGGCAGCGACCTCGTCATCGAGGCGGTGTTCGAGGACCTCGGGGTCAAGCAGCGGGTCTTCGCCGAGCTCGAGGCGGTCGTCGGGCCGGACTGCGTCCTCGCGACCAACACCTCGGCCCTGTCCGTCACCGCGATGGCCGACGGGCTCGCGCACCCCGAGCGCGTCGTCGGGCTGCACTTCTTCAACCCGGTCGCCCAGATGCCGCTCGTCGAGGTCGTGCGCACGCCGCACACCTCCGACACCGCCTACGCCACGGCCTTCGCCGTCGCCGCCGGGGCACGCAAGAGCGCGATCGCCTGCCAGGACGCGCCGGGCTTCGTCGTCAACCGCGTGCTCGTCCGGCTCCTCGGCGAGGTGCTCGGGGCGCTCGAGGAGGGCACGACCGTCGCCGACGCCGACCGCGCGCTGCGCCCGATGGGCCTGCCGATGGGGCCGTTCCAGCTGCTCCAGCTCGTCGGCCCGGCGGTGGCGATGCACGTGCTGGACGAGCTGCGCCGCACGCTCGGGGACCGCTACCCGCAGTCCCCCGGCCTCGCCCGGATGGTGGCGGAGGGCGAGCGGTTCACCGTCGACGAGCGGCCGAGCGCGGCCTCGGCCGTCCGCGAGGACCTCGACCGGTTCTTCGGCTCCCGGCCGCTGCCCGAGCCGCTCGACGCCGACGGCGTCCTGCGCCGCGTCCAGCGCGCGCTCGCCGAGGAGGTGCACCTGCTCCTCCAGGACGGCGTCGTCGCCGACGTGCGCGACGTCGACCTCGCGATGGTGCTCGGCGCCGGCTGGCCGCTGCACAACGGCGGCATCGCGCCCTACCTCGACCGCACCGGCACGAGCGAGGCCGTCACCGGCCGGCGCTTCCTGCCCCCCGGCGTCGCCAGCCTCCCCCACCCCTGA